The proteins below come from a single Candidatus Oleimmundimicrobium sp. genomic window:
- a CDS encoding gamma carbonic anhydrase family protein has protein sequence MIYALDDLIPELAADAWVAPDANVIGRVRLGAGASVWFGATLRGDNEWITVGEGSNIQESSVLHTDMGYPLSIGRDCTIGHNVILHGCTIGDESLIGMGATVLNGAKIGRNCLIGAGALITEGKEIPDGSLVMGSPGRVVRTLDAPAIENLRRSAQGYRENARRFASGLRAL, from the coding sequence ATGATCTACGCCCTCGATGACCTTATCCCGGAACTGGCCGCGGACGCCTGGGTGGCGCCCGATGCCAATGTGATCGGGCGGGTCCGGCTTGGGGCCGGGGCCTCGGTCTGGTTCGGCGCGACGTTGCGCGGCGACAATGAATGGATCACGGTGGGCGAAGGTTCGAACATCCAGGAATCGAGCGTTCTGCATACCGACATGGGCTATCCGCTGAGCATCGGCCGCGATTGCACCATCGGTCACAATGTCATCCTGCACGGCTGCACGATCGGCGACGAAAGCCTGATCGGCATGGGCGCGACGGTGCTCAATGGTGCGAAGATCGGCAGGAACTGCCTGATCGGGGCAGGGGCGCTGATCACCGAGGGCAAGGAAATCCCTGACGGATCGTTGGTCATGGGCAGCCCCGGCAGGGTGGTTCGGACGCTCGATGCCCCTGCGATCGAAAACCTGCGCCGATCCGCGCAGGGCTACCGCGAAAACGCCCGCCGTTTCGCCTCGGGGCTGCGCGCGCTCTGA